In Firmicutes bacterium ASF500, a single genomic region encodes these proteins:
- the mtnA gene encoding Methylthioribose-1-phosphate isomerase, protein MEAIRWENSALYLLDQTRLPAEERWLRYTEYRAVARAIRSMVVRGAPAIGITAAYAMVLAAQENACKGDFPAAMSQAKAVLAASRPTAVNLFWTLDRMERCWQTAGPDLPRLEEEARTIHREDIQMNEAMGKAGAELVPEGARILTHCNAGALATGGYGTALGVIRAAHAQGKVSMVYADETRPLLQGARLTACELDKDQIPVTLICDDMAGYLMSQGKVDLVVVGCDRMAANGDFANKIGTYSLAVLAKHHGIPFYTALPSSTIDLSIPDGSHIPVEQRDGQEVACFAGVQTGPLGVQTWNPAFDVTPHGLLTAVITERGVLRPPFDLAEGQAEA, encoded by the coding sequence ATGGAAGCCATCCGCTGGGAAAACAGCGCCCTCTATCTCCTGGACCAGACCCGTCTGCCCGCTGAGGAACGCTGGCTGCGGTACACCGAGTACCGGGCCGTCGCCCGGGCCATCCGAAGCATGGTGGTCCGGGGCGCGCCCGCCATCGGGATCACGGCGGCCTATGCCATGGTGCTAGCCGCTCAGGAGAATGCCTGTAAAGGAGATTTCCCTGCCGCTATGTCTCAGGCCAAGGCGGTCCTTGCCGCCAGCCGTCCCACGGCGGTGAACCTGTTCTGGACCCTAGACCGTATGGAGCGGTGCTGGCAGACCGCCGGCCCCGACCTGCCCCGCCTGGAGGAGGAGGCCCGGACCATCCACCGGGAGGACATCCAGATGAACGAGGCCATGGGCAAGGCGGGGGCGGAGCTGGTCCCGGAGGGGGCCCGCATCCTCACCCACTGCAACGCCGGAGCCCTGGCTACCGGGGGCTACGGGACGGCCCTGGGGGTCATCCGCGCAGCCCACGCCCAGGGGAAGGTGTCCATGGTCTACGCCGACGAGACCCGCCCCCTGCTCCAGGGCGCCCGGCTCACCGCCTGCGAGCTGGATAAGGACCAGATCCCCGTCACCCTGATCTGCGACGATATGGCCGGCTATCTCATGTCCCAAGGCAAGGTGGACCTGGTGGTGGTGGGCTGTGACCGAATGGCCGCCAACGGGGATTTTGCCAACAAAATCGGCACCTACTCCCTGGCCGTCCTGGCCAAACACCACGGCATCCCCTTCTACACCGCCCTGCCCTCCTCCACCATCGACCTGAGCATCCCCGACGGCTCCCACATCCCGGTGGAACAGCGGGACGGCCAGGAGGTGGCCTGCTTCGCCGGGGTCCAGACCGGACCTCTCGGCGTACAGACCTGGAATCCCGCCTTTGACGTGACCCCCCACGGCCTGCTCACCGCCGTCATCACCGAGCGGGGCGTCCTCCGCCCGCCCTTCGACCTGGCCGAAGGTCAGGCAGAGGCTTGA
- the ywlC gene encoding Threonylcarbamoyl-AMP synthase codes for MNTQLLGPNEIEKAAVILRSGGLVGIPTETVYGLGANGLNPLAVQNIFQAKGRPQDNPLILHIPDASWLEDYCQEIPPSAWRLAERFWPGPLTMILRRKPVVPDAVTAGLDTVGMRCPAHAMCRAIIRTAGTPVAAPSGNTSGKPSPTTAQHMLDDMEGKIDAILDGGSCQVGVESTIVDLTCQPPRLLRPGGVPLEELRDVLGEIELDPAVTRPMKEGETPRAPGMKYRHYAPKAPVTVVKGEPARSAQYILDHISDSYWEGVICFNEFAHWFENHPVEALGGTLDSFEHARRLFRALRAMDGSGVKHIWAQCPGTGGMGLAVVNRLSKAAGFHIIEA; via the coding sequence ATGAACACGCAGCTTCTCGGACCAAACGAAATTGAAAAAGCGGCTGTCATTCTCCGGTCGGGCGGCCTGGTGGGCATCCCCACCGAGACGGTGTACGGCCTGGGGGCCAACGGGCTGAATCCGCTGGCGGTTCAGAACATCTTCCAGGCCAAGGGAAGGCCCCAGGACAACCCGCTAATTCTGCACATCCCGGACGCTTCCTGGCTGGAGGACTACTGCCAGGAGATCCCCCCGTCGGCCTGGCGGCTGGCGGAGCGGTTCTGGCCCGGACCGCTGACTATGATCCTGCGGCGGAAGCCGGTGGTGCCCGACGCGGTGACCGCCGGGCTGGACACGGTGGGGATGCGGTGCCCCGCCCACGCCATGTGCCGGGCCATCATCCGGACGGCGGGGACCCCCGTCGCCGCGCCCTCGGGGAATACCTCGGGAAAGCCCAGCCCCACCACCGCACAGCACATGCTGGACGACATGGAGGGGAAAATCGACGCCATTCTGGACGGCGGCAGCTGTCAGGTGGGGGTGGAGTCCACCATTGTGGACCTGACCTGCCAGCCGCCCCGGCTCCTGCGCCCCGGCGGCGTCCCCCTGGAGGAGCTGCGGGATGTGCTGGGGGAGATCGAGCTGGACCCGGCCGTCACCCGCCCCATGAAGGAGGGGGAGACCCCCCGGGCCCCCGGCATGAAATACCGCCACTACGCCCCCAAAGCGCCGGTCACCGTGGTCAAGGGGGAACCGGCCCGCAGTGCGCAGTATATCCTGGACCACATCTCCGACAGCTACTGGGAGGGTGTGATCTGCTTCAACGAGTTTGCCCACTGGTTTGAAAATCATCCGGTGGAGGCCCTGGGGGGGACGCTGGACAGCTTTGAGCACGCCCGCCGCCTCTTCCGCGCCCTGCGGGCTATGGACGGCAGCGGAGTGAAGCACATTTGGGCCCAGTGCCCCGGCACCGGCGGCATGGGCCTGGCCGTGGTCAACCGCCTGAGCAAGGCGGCTGGCTTCCATATTATTGAAGCGTAA
- the uppP gene encoding Undecaprenyl-diphosphatase, which produces MSYFMSAVLGFVQGVAEFLPISSSGHLTLFQHFFGMPEPDQLFNVLLHFATLLAVCVVYWQDIWEMILEFFSFFIDLFSRRTYRGNPPEARRMVLLIIVGTLPLFLVLPIQDKVEALGSNPVFVACALLVTGCILFLSDQMAKGHKTVRSATLLDVLLVGVAQGVATVPGLSRSGCTISAGMVRGFDRKFAVRYSFLMSLPAVLGATLLKVLDVMELEGGIPQENLPKYLLGMVIAAVVGYFSIQLVKLLADKGRFGAFAFYCWGAGALALLLIFMDWTFVPAV; this is translated from the coding sequence TTGTCCTACTTCATGTCCGCCGTCCTGGGCTTTGTTCAGGGCGTGGCCGAATTTCTGCCCATCTCCAGCTCAGGCCACCTGACTCTGTTTCAGCACTTTTTCGGGATGCCCGAGCCCGACCAGCTGTTTAACGTCCTGCTCCACTTCGCCACCCTGCTGGCGGTGTGCGTGGTCTACTGGCAGGACATCTGGGAGATGATTTTGGAGTTTTTCAGCTTCTTCATCGACCTGTTCTCCCGCAGGACCTACCGGGGCAACCCGCCGGAGGCCCGGCGGATGGTGCTGCTGATCATTGTGGGCACCCTGCCCCTGTTTCTGGTACTGCCCATTCAGGACAAGGTGGAGGCCCTGGGGAGCAACCCCGTTTTCGTCGCCTGCGCCCTGCTGGTGACGGGCTGCATCCTGTTTCTCTCCGACCAGATGGCCAAGGGGCATAAGACGGTGCGCAGCGCCACCCTTCTGGACGTGCTTCTGGTGGGCGTCGCACAGGGTGTTGCCACAGTGCCAGGGCTGTCCCGCTCCGGCTGTACCATTTCCGCCGGGATGGTCCGGGGCTTTGACCGAAAATTTGCCGTGCGGTACTCCTTCCTCATGTCCCTGCCCGCCGTGCTGGGGGCCACCCTGCTGAAGGTGCTGGACGTGATGGAGCTGGAGGGGGGGATTCCCCAGGAAAACCTGCCCAAATATCTGCTTGGCATGGTCATCGCCGCGGTGGTGGGCTATTTCTCCATCCAGCTGGTGAAGCTGCTGGCCGACAAGGGCCGCTTCGGGGCCTTCGCCTTCTACTGCTGGGGGGCGGGCGCGCTGGCGCTGCTGCTGATCTTTATGGACTGGACCTTTGTCCCGGCGGTATAG
- the gph gene encoding Phosphoglycolate phosphatase encodes MYKNVIFDLDGTLLNTLEDLAAAVNWVCAQHGWPAHRVEEYKYFVGNGAPKLLERVVPPEVEITEELRRVTLEEFTERYNAHKEDKTTAYPGMPKAVRQLREAGLTLAVLSNKPHDAAFPVVERYYPGVFHAVQGALPGVPVKPDPTLLHRLMGELGAAADDTLFVGDSSVDIRTAKNGGLTSCGVLWGFRTRRELEEEGADFIAETARELVELILA; translated from the coding sequence ATGTATAAAAATGTCATTTTCGACCTGGACGGCACCCTCCTGAACACGCTGGAGGACCTGGCCGCCGCCGTTAACTGGGTGTGCGCCCAACACGGCTGGCCCGCCCACAGGGTGGAGGAGTACAAATATTTTGTAGGCAACGGCGCGCCCAAGCTGTTGGAGCGGGTGGTCCCGCCGGAGGTGGAGATCACCGAGGAGCTGCGGCGGGTGACGCTGGAGGAATTTACAGAGCGGTACAACGCCCACAAGGAGGACAAGACGACGGCCTATCCCGGGATGCCCAAGGCGGTCCGTCAGCTGCGGGAGGCGGGGCTGACCCTGGCTGTCCTGTCCAACAAGCCCCACGACGCGGCCTTCCCGGTGGTGGAGCGGTACTACCCCGGGGTGTTCCACGCCGTTCAGGGGGCGCTGCCCGGCGTGCCCGTCAAGCCCGACCCCACCCTGCTGCACCGGCTGATGGGGGAGCTGGGGGCGGCGGCGGATGACACCCTCTTCGTGGGGGACAGCAGTGTGGATATCCGCACCGCGAAAAATGGGGGCCTCACCAGCTGCGGCGTGCTGTGGGGCTTCCGGACCCGGCGGGAGCTGGAAGAGGAGGGGGCGGACTTCATCGCGGAGACCGCCCGGGAACTGGTGGAGTTGATACTGGCATGA
- the prfA gene encoding Peptide chain release factor RF1: protein MLDKLNAIEAKYSQIEARLGASETYNDPELVAKLNKEQSELQPLVEVFRTYRRTLDAKAQAEEMMSDPELKELAQEELHAALEELPRLERELQILLLPRDPNDGKNVIVEIRAGVGGEEAALFAHSLFRMYSMYAESRGWRAEVDSSSETELGGVKEIVFTVEGDGAWSRFKFESGVHRVQRVPETESGGRVHTSTVTVAVLPEMETADVRLDPADIEMQVFRSSGAGGQHVNKTSSAVRLIHKPTGTVVECQQERSQFQNRDKAMRLLASRLYEEEQEKILGEYTAQRRSQVGSGMRNERIRTYNFPQGRVTDHRIGLTLYKIDQVMDGALDEIIDALAADHQAELLKEQG from the coding sequence ATGCTGGACAAGCTGAACGCCATTGAGGCGAAATATTCACAGATCGAGGCCCGGCTGGGGGCGTCGGAGACGTATAACGACCCGGAGCTGGTGGCCAAGCTGAACAAGGAGCAGTCGGAGCTCCAGCCGCTGGTGGAGGTCTTTCGGACCTACCGGCGGACGCTGGACGCCAAGGCTCAGGCGGAGGAGATGATGTCCGACCCGGAGCTGAAGGAGCTGGCCCAGGAGGAGCTCCACGCGGCGCTGGAGGAGCTGCCCCGGCTGGAGCGGGAGCTGCAAATTCTTCTGCTGCCCCGGGACCCCAACGACGGCAAAAACGTCATCGTGGAGATCCGGGCCGGCGTGGGCGGGGAGGAGGCGGCGCTGTTCGCCCACTCCCTGTTCCGAATGTACTCCATGTACGCCGAGTCCAGGGGCTGGCGGGCGGAGGTGGACTCCTCCAGCGAAACGGAGCTGGGCGGAGTAAAGGAAATCGTCTTTACAGTGGAGGGGGACGGGGCCTGGTCCCGGTTCAAGTTCGAGAGCGGCGTCCACCGGGTCCAGCGGGTGCCGGAGACCGAGTCCGGCGGGCGGGTCCACACCTCCACGGTGACGGTGGCCGTCCTGCCCGAGATGGAGACGGCGGATGTCCGGCTCGACCCGGCGGACATCGAGATGCAGGTGTTCCGCTCCTCCGGGGCGGGGGGACAGCACGTCAACAAGACCTCCTCCGCCGTGCGGCTTATCCACAAGCCCACCGGCACGGTGGTGGAGTGCCAGCAGGAGCGCAGTCAGTTCCAGAACCGGGACAAGGCCATGCGGCTCCTGGCCTCCCGGCTGTATGAGGAGGAGCAGGAGAAAATTTTGGGCGAATATACCGCCCAGCGGCGCAGTCAGGTGGGCTCCGGTATGCGCAACGAGCGCATCCGAACCTACAACTTCCCCCAGGGACGGGTCACTGATCACCGTATCGGCCTGACGCTGTATAAAATAGATCAGGTGATGGACGGCGCCCTGGACGAGATCATTGACGCCCTGGCCGCCGACCATCAGGCGGAGCTGTTGAAAGAGCAGGGGTAA
- the murF gene encoding UDP-N-acetylmuramoyl-tripeptide--D-alanyl-D-alanine ligase translates to MESITLAQLLEAVGGRLLGDFDDLSAPILRVDTDSRSIHPGSLFIPLTGARFDGHAYIDSALEGGAAGCLTAREREGFLPDKFYVKVADTQRALRDLASWYRGRFDIPFVGVTGSVGKTTAKDMLAAVLGMKYKVLKTEGNRNNTIGLPLTLLELTREHEIAVLEMGMDRPGEIDYLASAVRPDVGVITNIGDAHIERLGSRENILKAKCEMLPHIQPGGAVVLNGDDALLSTLRGNTPVPAIFCGQGEGCGCRAQVTGGDGVSHIHCRLITPGMDREVKVPALGEHMIYPALIAAAVGERFGLTPDQIEKGIGQFVPTRMRMNILHRGEGITILDDTYNANPQSMRAAVSVLADSQGSRKVAILGDMLELGPFAPALHTGVGEYLGEVRVDCLVAVGQLAEHIAQGARDAGVPQVIQCQDREEAKAALPQVLCPDCTILVKASRGMKLEELTAQLLELTAEG, encoded by the coding sequence ATGGAAAGCATCACACTGGCTCAGCTTCTGGAGGCGGTGGGGGGAAGGCTGTTGGGGGACTTTGACGACCTGTCCGCGCCCATCCTCCGGGTGGACACCGACAGCCGGTCCATCCACCCCGGCTCCCTGTTCATCCCCCTCACCGGAGCGCGGTTCGACGGACACGCCTATATTGACTCCGCCCTGGAGGGCGGGGCCGCAGGCTGTCTTACCGCCCGGGAGCGGGAGGGGTTTTTACCGGATAAATTTTATGTCAAGGTAGCCGACACCCAGCGGGCCCTCCGGGACCTGGCCTCGTGGTACCGGGGCCGGTTTGACATCCCCTTCGTGGGGGTGACGGGCAGTGTAGGCAAGACCACCGCCAAGGATATGCTGGCGGCGGTTTTGGGTATGAAGTATAAGGTGCTCAAAACCGAGGGCAACCGCAACAACACCATCGGCCTGCCCCTGACCCTGCTGGAGCTGACCCGGGAGCACGAGATCGCCGTGCTGGAGATGGGGATGGACCGGCCGGGGGAGATTGACTATCTGGCCAGCGCAGTCCGGCCCGACGTGGGGGTTATCACCAACATCGGCGACGCCCATATTGAGCGCCTGGGCAGCCGGGAGAACATTCTAAAGGCCAAGTGCGAGATGCTGCCCCACATCCAGCCCGGCGGCGCGGTGGTCCTCAACGGGGACGACGCCCTGCTCAGCACCCTCCGGGGGAACACGCCCGTCCCGGCCATCTTCTGCGGCCAGGGGGAGGGGTGCGGCTGCCGGGCCCAGGTCACCGGCGGCGACGGCGTCAGCCACATCCACTGCCGCCTCATCACCCCGGGCATGGACCGGGAGGTCAAGGTCCCCGCTCTGGGGGAGCACATGATCTATCCCGCCCTGATCGCCGCCGCGGTGGGGGAGCGGTTCGGCCTCACCCCCGACCAGATCGAAAAGGGCATCGGCCAGTTTGTGCCCACCCGGATGCGGATGAACATCCTCCATCGCGGGGAGGGCATCACCATTCTGGACGACACCTATAACGCCAATCCCCAGTCCATGCGGGCGGCGGTGAGCGTGCTGGCCGACAGTCAGGGCAGCCGCAAGGTGGCGATTCTGGGCGACATGCTGGAACTGGGGCCCTTCGCGCCCGCCCTCCACACCGGCGTAGGGGAGTACCTGGGCGAGGTCCGGGTGGACTGCCTGGTGGCCGTGGGCCAGCTGGCGGAGCACATCGCCCAGGGCGCCCGGGACGCCGGCGTTCCCCAAGTGATTCAATGTCAGGACCGGGAGGAGGCCAAAGCCGCTCTGCCCCAGGTCCTTTGCCCTGACTGTACCATCCTGGTCAAGGCCTCCCGGGGCATGAAGCTGGAGGAGCTCACCGCCCAGCTGCTGGAGCTGACGGCGGAGGGGTAG
- the tepA gene encoding Translocation-enhancing protein TepA — protein sequence MDEEQEQISENSIEDLGSSLIRTDRGTVYVLTIVGQIEGHQLLPPTSKSTKYEHVLPLLATIEGSREVDGLLILLNNGGGDVEAGLAISEVIASMSKPTVSLVLGGSHSIGVPLAVSAQRSFIAPSAAMTIHPVRLNGLVIGVPQTFYYFERIQERILQFVTANSRVKREAFTKLMLQTGELAADVGSVIYGEEAVELGLIDQIGGLSDALECLYGMIEEKKR from the coding sequence ATGGACGAGGAACAGGAGCAAATTTCCGAAAATTCAATTGAGGACCTGGGGTCGTCGCTAATCCGCACGGACCGGGGGACGGTCTATGTGCTGACCATTGTGGGGCAGATCGAGGGGCACCAGCTGCTGCCGCCCACCAGCAAGAGCACCAAATATGAGCATGTCCTGCCCCTTCTGGCTACCATCGAGGGGAGCAGAGAGGTAGACGGTCTGCTGATTCTGCTGAACAACGGCGGGGGAGACGTGGAGGCCGGGCTGGCAATTTCGGAGGTAATCGCCTCCATGTCCAAGCCCACCGTATCCCTGGTGCTGGGGGGGAGCCACTCTATCGGCGTGCCCCTGGCGGTGTCGGCGCAGAGGTCCTTTATCGCCCCGTCGGCAGCTATGACCATTCACCCGGTCCGGCTCAACGGCCTGGTCATCGGCGTGCCCCAGACCTTCTACTACTTCGAGCGTATTCAGGAGCGCATTTTGCAGTTCGTCACCGCCAACAGCCGTGTGAAGCGGGAAGCCTTTACAAAGCTGATGCTCCAAACGGGTGAGCTGGCCGCTGACGTGGGCAGCGTCATCTACGGCGAGGAGGCGGTGGAGCTGGGCCTCATCGACCAGATCGGCGGTCTGTCCGACGCCCTGGAGTGCCTGTATGGGATGATCGAGGAGAAAAAACGCTGA
- the apeA gene encoding putative M18 family aminopeptidase 1 yields MSDELKEQSRGEQLRKALLYEKKNGYDRLVSGELEAMEAYCTGYKQFLDAGKTERECVDRTIALAENAGFRPYVRGTALKAGDKVYRVNRGKAITLAVIGRKPLSEGANIGAAHIDSPRLDLKQNPLYEAEELAFLKTHYYGGLRKYQWVTIPLELHGVVALKSGQTIRVSIGNGEGDPLFTIDDLLPHLGVEQSKKPLGEAIPAESLNILVGSRPLADDEGKDRVKLTALELLNRKYGIIEEDFISAELSAVPAFNASDIGFDRSLIGAYGHDDRVCAYACLAAILQLSAPEYTAVCMLADKEEIGSEGVTGMKSAAFDTFMTDLCEAQSVPLRACYEKSFCLSADVTAAYDPNFADVYEKRNSAFVNYGMGLCKYTGARGKSGASDASAEVVARVRRVLDSANVVWQMAELGKVDAGGGGTVAAYMAERDIDTLDAGVPVLSMHAPFETVGKLDCYMTFKGMKAVFEAL; encoded by the coding sequence GTGAGCGACGAATTGAAGGAACAGAGCAGGGGAGAGCAGCTGCGCAAAGCGCTGCTCTATGAGAAGAAGAACGGCTATGACCGGCTGGTCTCCGGCGAGCTGGAGGCTATGGAGGCCTACTGCACCGGCTACAAGCAGTTCCTGGACGCAGGCAAGACCGAGCGGGAGTGTGTGGACCGGACCATTGCCCTGGCGGAGAACGCCGGGTTCCGGCCCTACGTCCGGGGGACCGCCCTGAAAGCCGGGGACAAGGTGTACCGGGTCAACCGGGGTAAAGCGATTACACTTGCCGTCATTGGCCGGAAGCCCCTGTCTGAGGGGGCCAACATCGGCGCGGCCCACATCGACTCCCCCCGGCTGGATTTGAAGCAGAACCCCCTCTATGAGGCGGAGGAGCTGGCCTTCTTGAAGACCCACTACTACGGCGGTCTGCGGAAGTATCAGTGGGTGACCATCCCCCTGGAGCTCCACGGCGTTGTGGCCCTCAAGAGCGGCCAGACCATCCGGGTGTCCATCGGGAACGGGGAGGGCGACCCCCTGTTCACCATTGACGACCTGCTGCCCCATCTGGGGGTGGAGCAGTCCAAAAAGCCGCTGGGGGAGGCCATCCCGGCTGAGAGCCTGAACATCCTGGTGGGCAGCCGCCCCCTGGCGGACGACGAGGGCAAGGACCGGGTGAAGCTGACCGCTCTGGAGCTGCTGAATCGGAAGTACGGCATTATTGAGGAGGACTTTATCTCCGCCGAGCTGTCCGCCGTCCCCGCGTTCAACGCCAGCGACATCGGCTTTGACCGCTCCCTCATCGGGGCCTACGGCCACGACGACCGGGTGTGCGCCTACGCCTGTCTGGCCGCTATCCTCCAGCTGTCCGCCCCCGAGTACACCGCCGTGTGTATGCTGGCCGACAAGGAGGAGATCGGCTCCGAGGGGGTCACCGGCATGAAGTCCGCCGCCTTCGACACCTTTATGACCGACCTGTGCGAGGCTCAGAGCGTCCCCCTGCGGGCCTGCTATGAGAAGTCCTTCTGCCTGTCCGCCGACGTGACCGCCGCCTACGACCCCAACTTTGCCGACGTGTATGAGAAGCGCAACAGCGCCTTTGTCAACTACGGCATGGGCCTGTGTAAGTACACCGGAGCCCGGGGCAAGTCGGGGGCCTCCGACGCCTCCGCCGAGGTGGTGGCCCGGGTGCGCCGGGTGCTGGACAGTGCCAACGTGGTCTGGCAGATGGCCGAGCTGGGCAAGGTGGACGCCGGAGGCGGCGGCACCGTGGCCGCCTATATGGCCGAGCGGGACATCGACACCCTGGACGCCGGCGTTCCCGTCCTGTCCATGCACGCCCCCTTCGAGACGGTGGGCAAGCTGGACTGCTATATGACCTTTAAAGGTATGAAGGCGGTATTTGAAGCGCTGTAA
- the coaE gene encoding Dephospho-CoA kinase produces MTVLGITGPTGAGKTTLLREVENLGGGVIDCDEVYHQLLEGDSALQEALEKEFGPLREGTGPIDRKRLGAIVFGDAGKLEALNAIAWRAVVERTQELLQAHRAQGKVLAAVDAIALLECPLRELCQLTVAVLAPPEVRVKRIMAREGISQDYAWARVRAQKPDEYFSQNCDYTLVNDCSTPEEFSQKVRKFLKEALS; encoded by the coding sequence ATGACCGTCCTGGGCATCACCGGCCCCACCGGAGCGGGGAAGACCACCCTGCTCCGGGAGGTGGAAAACCTGGGGGGCGGAGTCATCGACTGCGACGAGGTGTACCATCAGCTGCTGGAAGGTGATTCCGCCTTACAGGAGGCTCTGGAGAAGGAGTTTGGGCCCCTTCGAGAGGGGACGGGCCCCATCGACCGGAAGCGTCTGGGGGCCATCGTCTTTGGGGACGCCGGGAAGCTGGAGGCCCTCAACGCCATCGCCTGGAGGGCGGTGGTGGAGCGCACCCAGGAGCTGCTCCAGGCCCACCGGGCCCAGGGGAAGGTCCTGGCGGCGGTGGACGCCATCGCCTTGCTGGAGTGCCCGCTGAGAGAGTTATGTCAACTGACGGTGGCCGTCCTGGCCCCGCCAGAGGTGCGGGTGAAGCGCATCATGGCCCGGGAGGGCATTTCTCAGGACTACGCTTGGGCTCGGGTCAGGGCGCAAAAGCCGGATGAGTATTTTTCCCAAAATTGTGACTATACTTTAGTAAATGACTGCTCCACACCGGAGGAATTTTCCCAAAAGGTGCGGAAATTTTTAAAGGAGGCTTTATCGTGA
- the yheS gene encoding putative ABC transporter ATP-binding protein YheS, with amino-acid sequence MIDISVSGLVKEFEVGKKILDGLTFQVDAGERVGLLGPNGCGKTTFLRILTGEVHPDEGDIVVAPNKRMGLISQIPVYPAGYTVEDVLDTAFAPLRQMEEEMGALSQRMAEGESDPALLSRYDKLSAAFQAGGGYETDTNKNKVCNGLSIPQEMRERPFDKLSGGEKTRVNLARLILEDTDILLLDEPTNHLDLRATEWLEEYLEKFKGTVLAVSHDRYFLDKVVRRVVEIQEGKAEFYSGNYSFYAVEKERRYEEKLRQYEKEQAKIQQLEQAAEQLRIWAYSGNDKIFKRAQSMEKRIERIRQTDKPRKDRKMAVRFGEREFRGDEVLSIKSLEKAFGERKLFADVNLEVEGGERIALLGDNGTGKSTLIKIIMGEEEPDGGKLRRGPTVKVGYLPQIIHFDHPERTLVDTMLYDLDCTAQTARNRLASFKFRGEDVFKPVSALSGGEQSRLRLCMLMDSKINLLILDEPTNHLDIQSREWIEEAVEEYEGNLLFVSHDRYFIDRFATRIWMLEEGKITDFKGTYQEYLSAKERGKLADPGAPTVKDAPPEKKEKPKRPGGTKNLEKEVNAAERAVASAEEKMYDLELAIQEAAADYLKLQELYQQREALEDELAHLYAKWEKLAADLEEARG; translated from the coding sequence ATGATTGATATATCAGTATCCGGCCTTGTGAAGGAGTTCGAGGTCGGCAAAAAAATATTGGACGGGCTCACCTTTCAGGTGGACGCTGGGGAGCGGGTCGGTCTGCTGGGCCCCAACGGCTGCGGCAAGACCACCTTTCTGCGTATCCTGACAGGGGAGGTCCACCCCGACGAGGGGGACATTGTAGTGGCCCCCAACAAGCGGATGGGGCTGATCTCCCAGATTCCCGTCTATCCGGCGGGCTACACCGTGGAGGACGTGCTGGACACCGCCTTCGCGCCCCTCCGGCAGATGGAGGAGGAGATGGGAGCCCTGTCTCAGCGGATGGCCGAGGGGGAAAGCGATCCCGCTTTACTGTCCAGATACGACAAGCTGTCCGCCGCTTTCCAGGCCGGGGGCGGCTATGAGACTGACACCAATAAAAATAAGGTGTGCAACGGCCTGTCCATTCCCCAGGAAATGCGGGAGCGGCCCTTCGACAAGCTGTCCGGCGGGGAGAAGACCCGGGTCAATCTGGCCCGGCTCATCCTGGAGGACACCGACATCCTCCTTCTGGACGAGCCCACCAACCACCTGGACCTGCGGGCCACCGAGTGGCTGGAGGAATATTTGGAAAAATTCAAGGGCACCGTCCTGGCCGTCTCCCACGACCGCTACTTTCTGGACAAGGTGGTCCGGCGGGTGGTGGAGATTCAGGAGGGGAAAGCGGAGTTTTACTCCGGAAATTACAGCTTTTATGCCGTGGAAAAGGAGCGGCGGTACGAGGAGAAGCTGCGTCAGTATGAGAAGGAGCAGGCCAAGATTCAACAGCTGGAGCAGGCGGCGGAGCAGCTGCGTATCTGGGCCTACTCGGGCAACGACAAAATTTTCAAGCGGGCCCAGTCCATGGAGAAGCGCATTGAGCGCATCCGTCAGACGGACAAGCCCAGGAAGGACCGGAAGATGGCGGTCCGCTTCGGGGAGCGGGAGTTCCGGGGGGACGAGGTGCTGTCCATCAAGAGTCTGGAAAAGGCCTTCGGGGAGCGGAAGCTGTTCGCGGACGTGAATCTGGAGGTGGAGGGGGGCGAGCGCATCGCCCTGCTGGGGGACAACGGAACCGGCAAATCCACCCTCATCAAGATCATCATGGGCGAGGAGGAGCCGGACGGCGGGAAGCTTAGACGGGGGCCCACTGTAAAGGTGGGATACCTGCCGCAGATTATCCACTTCGACCACCCGGAGCGCACCCTGGTGGACACCATGCTCTACGACCTGGACTGCACCGCTCAGACCGCCCGGAACCGGCTGGCCTCCTTCAAATTCCGGGGGGAGGACGTGTTCAAGCCGGTGTCCGCCCTGTCCGGCGGGGAGCAGTCCCGGCTGAGGCTGTGTATGCTCATGGACAGCAAGATCAACCTGCTCATCCTGGACGAGCCCACCAACCACCTGGACATCCAGAGCCGGGAGTGGATTGAGGAGGCGGTGGAGGAGTACGAGGGCAACCTGCTCTTCGTCTCCCACGACCGGTACTTCATCGACCGCTTCGCCACCCGCATCTGGATGCTGGAGGAGGGCAAAATCACCGATTTCAAGGGTACCTATCAGGAATATCTGTCCGCCAAGGAGCGGGGAAAGCTGGCCGACCCCGGCGCGCCGACGGTGAAAGACGCGCCCCCGGAGAAAAAGGAAAAGCCCAAGCGCCCAGGCGGCACCAAAAACCTGGAAAAAGAGGTCAACGCCGCCGAGCGGGCGGTGGCCTCCGCTGAGGAGAAAATGTATGATTTGGAGCTTGCCATTCAGGAGGCCGCGGCGGACTATTTGAAGCTCCAGGAGCTCTACCAGCAGCGGGAGGCCTTGGAAGACGAGCTGGCCCACCTCTATGCGAAGTGGGAAAAACTGGCGGCTGATTTGGAGGAGGCGCGGGGATGA